A genomic window from Mustela erminea isolate mMusErm1 chromosome 16, mMusErm1.Pri, whole genome shotgun sequence includes:
- the RIDA gene encoding 2-iminobutanoate/2-iminopropanoate deaminase: MASLIRKVISTAKAPGAIGPYSQAVLVDRTIYISGQLGMDPASGQLVPGGVAEEAKQALKNMGEILKAAGCDFSNVVKTTVLLADMNDFNTVNDVYKQYFKDSFPARAAYQVAALPKGGRVEIEAVAVQGPLTTASL, encoded by the exons ATGGCGTCTCTGATAAGAAAGGTGATCAGCACTGCGAAAGCCCCAGGGGCCATTGGTCCCTACAG TCAAGCCGTGTTAGTCGACAGGACCATTTACATTTCAGGACAGCTGGGCATGGACCCTGCAAGTGGACAGCTCGTGCCAGGAGGGGTGGCAGAAGAAGCCAAACAA GCTCTTAAAAACATGGGCGAAATTCTGAAAGCCGCAGGCTGTGACTTCTCTAACG TGGTAAAAACAACTGTTTTGCTGGCGGACATGAATGACTTCAACACTGTCAATGACGTCTACAAACAGT ATTTCAAGGATAGTTTTCCTGCAAGAGCTGCTTACCAGGTTGCTGCTTTGCCCAAA GGAGGCCGTGTGGAGATTGAGGCAGTGGCTGTCCAAGGACCTCTAACAACAGCATCGCTCTAA